One segment of Methanolinea mesophila DNA contains the following:
- a CDS encoding chorismate synthase, with the protein MNTFGRNFRCTTFGESHGPAIGVVIDGCPPGVPLEAKDLQPMMDRRRPGTSALSSPRAESDTVEILSGVFSGLTTGTPVCMLIRNRDAQPGDYDRLKEVFRPGHADYTFLMKYGIRDHRGGGRSSGRETAARVAAGALAMKLLGMRGITVEGRVEEIHGKTIPCDWEEEIRNAAREQDSVGGIVEVIARGCPAGLGDPVFGKLDAAIAAALMGIGAVKGVEIGNGFSSARMKGSEQNDQMGAEGFLSNHAGGILGGISNGNEIVARIAVKPTPSIGKSQQTADIHGTPVSVSVQGRHDPCIVPRIVPVAEAMIALVLIDAFLEQEKYTSYCEEDKTRMQQ; encoded by the coding sequence ATGAACACGTTCGGAAGGAATTTCAGGTGCACCACCTTCGGCGAGAGCCATGGCCCCGCGATCGGCGTCGTGATCGACGGGTGCCCCCCCGGTGTCCCGCTGGAGGCGAAAGACTTGCAGCCGATGATGGACCGCAGGCGGCCGGGCACGAGCGCGCTCAGTTCCCCGAGAGCAGAATCCGATACCGTAGAGATCCTCTCCGGGGTCTTCTCGGGGTTGACGACCGGGACACCGGTCTGCATGCTGATAAGGAACAGGGATGCGCAGCCCGGGGACTACGACAGGCTCAAGGAGGTCTTCCGCCCCGGGCACGCCGACTATACTTTCCTGATGAAGTACGGGATCCGGGATCACCGCGGCGGGGGGCGGAGTTCGGGGCGGGAAACTGCGGCAAGAGTCGCCGCCGGAGCCCTGGCGATGAAACTGCTCGGCATGCGGGGGATCACGGTCGAAGGCAGGGTCGAAGAGATCCACGGAAAGACCATTCCCTGCGACTGGGAGGAGGAGATCCGGAACGCCGCCCGGGAACAAGACTCCGTGGGCGGCATCGTGGAGGTCATCGCCCGGGGGTGCCCGGCGGGGCTCGGCGACCCGGTGTTCGGAAAACTCGATGCGGCCATCGCGGCCGCACTTATGGGGATCGGTGCGGTGAAGGGTGTGGAAATCGGAAACGGATTCTCATCCGCCCGTATGAAGGGCAGCGAACAGAACGACCAGATGGGGGCGGAAGGGTTCCTCTCCAACCACGCCGGGGGGATCCTGGGCGGAATCAGCAACGGAAACGAGATCGTGGCCCGTATCGCGGTGAAACCCACCCCGTCCATCGGGAAATCCCAGCAGACGGCGGATATCCATGGAACGCCTGTCAGCGTTTCCGTCCAGGGGAGGCACGACCCCTGCATCGTACCCCGCATCGTCCCGGTGGCGGAGGCGATGATCGCCCTGGTGCTCATCGACGCGTTCCTGGAACAGGAAAAGTATACCTCGTACTGTGAAGAGGATAAGACGAGGATGCAACAATGA
- the aroE gene encoding shikimate dehydrogenase, translated as MRAVLIGFRGTGKTEVGRLLAHINDVPFFDTDRMIEESAEKTIYEIFAEQGEEEFRRKERRVIASLPEGDAVIATGGGAILDPGNVRKLREGSTVFLLQADEAAIERRIRDTRRPSLTRLPLRDEIHELLAVRRDAYLSAADFCIDTTIKNANEVSLEIHRVLSGGAVSWKRRERGMEVIRASGIGHEDIGEIEKVLMGEGTDTLTRVYAIMGYPCTHSKSPQLFNRLFSRYRVNAFYTRLQDPEIGTVVRVAGDIDLRGASVTIPFKQAIIPSLDHLDRDADAIGAVNTVVYCGGKSYGSNTDWLGIRGPLAEYRKARAVVLGAGGAAAAAVYALQDLEMEVTVLNRTPGRAEELSARFGCAHAPLSAFEALDPGVVVNATPVGMTPDHHSPLRPGQLKSGMVIFDLVYTPPETPLIRMARNAGARVIQGPEMFVRQAAAQFRRFTGIQVPPAEIKEMME; from the coding sequence ATGAGGGCGGTATTGATCGGATTTCGCGGGACAGGAAAGACCGAGGTGGGCCGGCTCCTCGCGCACATAAACGACGTGCCGTTTTTCGATACCGACCGGATGATCGAGGAATCTGCGGAAAAGACCATCTACGAGATATTTGCAGAACAGGGCGAGGAAGAGTTCCGGAGAAAGGAGCGGAGGGTGATCGCCTCGCTTCCCGAAGGGGATGCGGTGATCGCCACCGGCGGAGGCGCCATCCTCGACCCCGGGAACGTCCGGAAGCTCCGCGAGGGGAGCACGGTCTTCCTGCTGCAGGCGGACGAGGCCGCCATCGAGCGAAGGATCCGCGATACCCGCAGACCGTCCCTGACCAGGCTGCCGCTCCGTGACGAGATCCACGAGCTCCTGGCCGTAAGGAGGGACGCGTACCTCTCCGCGGCCGATTTCTGCATCGATACCACCATCAAGAACGCGAACGAAGTGAGCCTCGAAATCCACAGGGTCCTCTCCGGGGGGGCGGTCTCCTGGAAACGGAGGGAACGTGGAATGGAGGTTATCCGTGCTTCCGGGATCGGGCATGAGGATATCGGGGAGATCGAAAAGGTCCTCATGGGCGAGGGTACCGACACCCTCACCCGGGTGTACGCCATAATGGGGTATCCCTGCACCCATAGCAAGAGCCCGCAGCTCTTCAACCGCCTGTTCTCCCGATACCGGGTGAACGCATTCTATACCCGGCTCCAGGACCCCGAAATCGGGACCGTAGTCCGTGTCGCGGGGGATATCGACCTCCGGGGGGCGAGCGTCACCATTCCGTTCAAGCAGGCGATCATCCCCTCCCTGGACCACCTCGACCGGGACGCGGATGCGATCGGCGCGGTGAACACCGTGGTGTACTGCGGAGGGAAGTCCTACGGAAGCAATACCGACTGGCTGGGGATCAGGGGGCCGCTCGCGGAGTACCGGAAAGCGCGTGCGGTGGTCCTCGGGGCGGGGGGTGCCGCCGCCGCCGCGGTGTACGCCCTCCAGGACCTGGAGATGGAGGTCACCGTCCTGAACCGGACCCCCGGGCGGGCAGAAGAGCTCTCCGCACGGTTCGGGTGCGCCCATGCCCCGCTCTCGGCGTTCGAGGCCCTCGACCCCGGGGTCGTGGTCAATGCCACGCCGGTGGGAATGACTCCCGATCATCATTCGCCGCTCCGGCCGGGGCAGCTGAAAAGTGGGATGGTGATCTTCGACCTCGTGTACACGCCGCCGGAGACCCCGCTCATCAGGATGGCCCGTAATGCGGGGGCCCGGGTCATCCAGGGGCCGGAGATGTTCGTCCGGCAGGCGGCGGCGCAGTTCCGGAGGTTTACGGGGATACAGGTTCCGCCCGCGGAGATCAAGGAGATGATGGAATGA
- the aroA gene encoding 3-phosphoshikimate 1-carboxyvinyltransferase: MDVLIRKARDVSLAVTAPPSKSFTHRAMICAALAEGPSLLSRPLVSDDTGITERALEQMGARFARDGDAVRVQGTGGRLACTEGGILDMGDSGTSMRLLSSVALLCGCPVVLTGSPRMKERPLGPLMDGLVQLGGSVRYLGQEGFPPVELSGDLKGGVTRIPGEISSQFITSVLIAAPYARNDIEVVLRGTPVSRSYLDITLEVMRVFGGEIRRSGYESFQVKSGTPYRGTDYTIEGDYSSASYFFALAAITGGRVTVHGLNPESCQGDRNFPDILSRMGCTVRWAGTSATVTRDCALKGVEVDMSSSPDTVQTLCMVAACAESPSLITGISHLKYKESDRLAGTERLLSSLGGKIEVVNDSIRIEPSLLRGGTIDPGNDHRTAMSFAVLGLGTGGVTITNAECVNKSYPGFWDVLRSGGLL; encoded by the coding sequence GTGGACGTGCTGATACGTAAAGCCCGGGATGTCAGCCTCGCCGTGACCGCCCCGCCCTCGAAGAGTTTCACTCACCGGGCGATGATATGCGCGGCACTCGCGGAAGGGCCTTCTCTCCTTTCACGCCCGCTGGTATCCGACGACACCGGGATCACGGAACGGGCACTGGAGCAGATGGGTGCCCGTTTTGCACGGGACGGAGACGCCGTCAGGGTTCAGGGGACCGGGGGAAGACTCGCCTGCACCGAAGGAGGAATCCTGGACATGGGAGACTCGGGGACCAGCATGCGTCTCCTCTCGTCGGTCGCACTCCTGTGCGGGTGCCCCGTGGTGCTGACCGGGTCCCCGAGGATGAAAGAGCGGCCGCTCGGCCCTCTCATGGACGGGCTGGTCCAGCTGGGGGGTTCCGTGCGCTACCTGGGACAGGAAGGGTTCCCCCCCGTGGAATTGTCCGGGGACCTCAAAGGCGGGGTCACCCGAATCCCGGGGGAGATCTCCAGCCAGTTCATCACCTCGGTGCTCATCGCCGCTCCCTACGCCAGGAACGATATAGAGGTCGTGCTCCGGGGAACGCCCGTATCCCGGTCCTACCTCGACATAACACTCGAGGTCATGCGGGTGTTCGGCGGAGAGATCCGCCGTTCCGGGTACGAATCGTTCCAGGTGAAGTCAGGGACCCCCTATCGGGGCACCGACTACACCATCGAAGGGGACTACTCATCGGCCTCGTATTTTTTCGCCCTGGCTGCGATAACCGGAGGCCGGGTGACGGTTCACGGTCTGAACCCGGAATCCTGCCAGGGGGACCGGAATTTTCCGGACATCCTCTCCCGCATGGGCTGCACCGTCCGCTGGGCGGGGACCTCGGCGACGGTGACCCGGGACTGTGCCTTAAAGGGGGTCGAGGTGGACATGTCTTCATCACCTGATACGGTACAGACCCTTTGTATGGTTGCGGCGTGCGCGGAAAGCCCGAGCCTGATCACCGGGATATCGCACCTGAAGTACAAGGAAAGCGACAGGCTCGCGGGCACGGAGCGACTCCTCTCCTCGCTCGGCGGGAAGATCGAGGTCGTGAACGACAGCATCCGGATCGAGCCCTCCCTCCTGCGCGGAGGGACGATCGACCCTGGAAACGACCACCGCACGGCGATGAGTTTCGCGGTGCTCGGGCTCGGGACCGGGGGTGTCACGATCACGAATGCGGAGTGCGTGAACAAGTCGTATCCCGGGTTCTGGGACGTACTGCGCAGCGGAGGGCTCCTATGA
- a CDS encoding prephenate dehydratase — protein MSLVTLGPEGTFSHEVAECVTNGPVTLVPTIREVFREVAENGRRGLVPLENSEAGGVGPTLDGLMAYRVFITAEIFMPVHHFLVSPRDTGNIRTLFVHPQTHEQCSEVIEGLGAEVIHTSSNAASAHATLQCADSGAIVSRRAAELYGLVIRQPNVENNPDNVTRFVCIDAVPAEKKHPLKCSILVDPESDRAGLLHELLGVFSRRGINLTRIESRPSKRGMGRYVFFIDLTYSPACVDAIEELKALTTVKNLGCYGRKEVPGWTC, from the coding sequence ATGAGCCTGGTAACGCTCGGACCGGAGGGGACATTCTCCCACGAGGTCGCGGAGTGCGTGACGAACGGGCCGGTAACCCTTGTCCCGACCATCCGGGAGGTGTTCCGCGAAGTCGCAGAGAACGGTCGCCGGGGGCTCGTCCCCCTCGAGAACAGCGAAGCGGGCGGGGTGGGGCCGACCCTCGACGGGCTCATGGCGTACCGGGTGTTCATCACGGCGGAGATCTTCATGCCGGTGCACCATTTCCTTGTCTCTCCCCGCGATACCGGGAATATCAGGACGCTTTTCGTGCATCCGCAGACCCACGAGCAGTGCAGCGAGGTGATAGAGGGGCTCGGGGCGGAGGTGATCCATACCAGCAGCAACGCCGCGAGCGCACACGCCACGCTCCAGTGTGCGGATTCGGGGGCGATCGTCTCCCGGAGGGCTGCGGAACTCTACGGGCTCGTAATACGGCAGCCCAATGTGGAAAACAACCCGGACAACGTGACCCGTTTCGTCTGCATCGACGCTGTGCCCGCGGAGAAGAAACATCCCCTCAAGTGCAGCATCCTGGTGGACCCGGAGTCCGACCGGGCGGGACTGCTCCATGAACTGCTGGGGGTGTTCTCGAGACGGGGGATCAATCTCACCCGGATCGAGTCCAGGCCCTCGAAGAGAGGGATGGGGCGGTACGTCTTCTTCATCGACCTCACCTACTCGCCTGCATGCGTTGATGCCATCGAGGAGCTCAAGGCGCTCACGACCGTCAAAAACCTCGGGTGCTACGGCCGGAAGGAGGTGCCCGGGTGGACGTGCTGA
- a CDS encoding prephenate dehydrogenase/arogenate dehydrogenase family protein, which produces MQVCIIGGRGRMGSLFGEVFARAGYKVVATGRETDPAKSDAVTGSDIVMVSVPIRETRKVIGQITPVLTADQLVCDLTSLKAEPVEAMLASRAEVIGLHPMFGPTVPSLLRQTIIMCPERCREETRDRMAGIFLREGARVTFSTPLEHDRIMAVVQGLTHFVTLSMAETMRRAGMSPAMTEEFTSPVYQIELGLVGRLLSQDPGLYADMLCMNPFVPGVLRLCNEAVQDLSSRIAEGDAEGFTRMFCRNAEDFGEYRERSLELTDSLIRAMVTR; this is translated from the coding sequence ATGCAGGTGTGCATCATCGGGGGCCGGGGCAGGATGGGCTCCCTCTTCGGGGAGGTGTTCGCAAGAGCGGGGTACAAGGTCGTCGCCACCGGACGGGAGACGGATCCGGCGAAAAGTGACGCGGTGACCGGTTCGGATATCGTGATGGTCTCCGTTCCCATACGGGAGACGCGGAAGGTGATCGGGCAGATCACACCGGTACTTACCGCCGACCAGCTGGTGTGCGACCTCACCTCGCTCAAGGCGGAGCCGGTCGAGGCAATGCTCGCGTCCCGTGCGGAGGTGATCGGCCTTCACCCCATGTTCGGGCCGACTGTGCCCTCCCTCCTCCGCCAGACGATCATCATGTGCCCCGAGCGATGCCGGGAGGAGACACGGGATCGGATGGCCGGGATCTTTCTCCGCGAGGGGGCGCGGGTGACATTCAGCACTCCCCTTGAACATGACCGTATTATGGCGGTGGTACAGGGGCTGACCCATTTCGTGACCCTTTCCATGGCCGAGACGATGAGGAGAGCAGGGATGAGCCCGGCAATGACCGAGGAGTTCACGAGCCCCGTGTACCAGATCGAGCTCGGGCTCGTCGGTCGTCTGCTCTCCCAGGACCCCGGGCTGTATGCCGACATGCTCTGCATGAACCCGTTCGTGCCGGGGGTGCTCCGGCTCTGCAACGAGGCGGTGCAGGACCTCTCCTCGAGGATCGCGGAAGGCGATGCGGAAGGCTTCACCCGGATGTTCTGCCGGAATGCAGAGGATTTCGGTGAGTACCGGGAGCGATCCCTCGAACTGACCGACTCCCTGATCAGGGCCATGGTGACCCGATGA